Proteins from a single region of Actinomycetes bacterium:
- a CDS encoding EAL domain-containing protein, with product MDDGPHGPARPAEAVPAARRQGTNGGTFGDAPGGARWIDFQAVFLRSPVGMAVVDALGTVVLANPALGAFLGRDPDALTGHALHDLAATDDVGRIRTGTAERRMRHLRGHDLWAVVSAVPLPEAGENAILVCLDDATGRRNTERMLVHAALHDSLTNLPNRRLLRDRLDTALARAQRSLSTVAVLFVDLDRFKDVNDSYGHDVGDEVLVGVAAGIHSAMRSCDTVARLGGDEFVVVCEDVQAEQDVTRLAERILAGVRRPVTVQGHHLAVAASIGIAVASPGAESADELLRRADLAMYRAKHRNDASVELAESPRDGGSGSALSARSADGLPDELRHAIQTDQLRLHYQPVVRLDGGLVGLEALIRWPHPRLGMLLPNDFLDRVAGTELARSVTDWVLRAAVRDAASWHDPQVRVSVNMWATEVARPGFAETVEMLLTWAGLQARALYLELHETDLSDAGPGLVDELDQLRRLGVGIAIDDYGTGGMSLSTLRHLPVDTLKVDRSVIAGVLGAEAGVVAAVAAAARAAGRHPLAAGVETPEQLRRLGELGYESVQGYVAGAPAPLIDLREVIRHRRVTLG from the coding sequence ATGGACGATGGCCCGCACGGCCCGGCGAGACCTGCCGAGGCCGTCCCAGCCGCGCGCCGCCAGGGCACCAACGGCGGCACCTTCGGTGACGCGCCGGGCGGGGCGCGGTGGATCGACTTCCAGGCGGTCTTCCTGCGCAGCCCGGTCGGCATGGCGGTCGTCGACGCGCTCGGCACGGTCGTCCTCGCCAACCCCGCGCTCGGCGCGTTCCTGGGCCGCGACCCGGACGCGCTGACCGGGCACGCCCTGCACGACCTCGCGGCGACCGACGACGTGGGTCGCATCCGCACCGGCACCGCCGAGCGTCGGATGCGCCACCTGCGGGGGCACGACCTGTGGGCCGTCGTGTCGGCGGTGCCGCTGCCCGAGGCCGGCGAGAACGCGATCCTGGTGTGCCTCGACGACGCGACCGGGCGCCGCAACACCGAGCGGATGCTCGTGCACGCCGCGCTGCACGACAGCCTGACCAACCTGCCCAATCGCCGGCTGCTGCGCGACCGTCTCGACACGGCTCTCGCCCGGGCTCAGCGCAGCCTCAGCACCGTCGCCGTGCTCTTCGTCGACCTCGACCGCTTCAAGGATGTCAACGACTCCTACGGCCACGACGTCGGCGACGAGGTGCTGGTCGGTGTCGCCGCCGGCATCCACTCGGCGATGCGATCGTGCGACACGGTGGCCCGGCTCGGCGGTGACGAGTTCGTCGTCGTGTGCGAGGACGTGCAGGCCGAGCAGGACGTCACCCGCCTCGCTGAGCGGATCCTTGCCGGCGTACGCCGTCCGGTCACCGTGCAGGGCCACCACCTGGCGGTCGCCGCGAGCATCGGCATCGCCGTCGCCTCCCCCGGGGCCGAGTCGGCCGACGAGCTGCTGCGCCGGGCGGACCTCGCGATGTACCGCGCAAAGCACCGCAACGACGCCTCCGTCGAGCTGGCCGAGAGCCCGCGTGACGGCGGCTCCGGCTCGGCGCTGTCGGCCAGGTCGGCCGACGGGCTGCCCGACGAGCTGCGGCACGCGATCCAGACCGACCAGCTCCGGCTGCACTACCAGCCGGTCGTCCGCCTCGACGGTGGCCTGGTCGGCCTCGAGGCGCTGATCCGCTGGCCGCACCCGCGGCTCGGCATGCTGCTGCCCAACGACTTCCTCGACCGGGTGGCCGGCACCGAGCTGGCCCGCTCGGTCACCGACTGGGTGCTCCGGGCCGCGGTGCGCGACGCCGCATCGTGGCACGACCCTCAGGTGCGGGTCAGCGTGAACATGTGGGCGACCGAGGTGGCCCGGCCGGGCTTCGCGGAGACCGTCGAGATGCTGCTCACCTGGGCCGGGCTGCAGGCCCGGGCGCTCTACCTCGAGCTGCACGAGACCGACCTGTCCGACGCCGGGCCGGGCCTGGTCGACGAGCTCGACCAGCTGCGCCGCCTGGGCGTGGGCATCGCGATCGACGACTACGGCACCGGCGGCATGTCGCTGTCGACCTTGCGCCACCTGCCGGTCGACACCCTCAAGGTGGACCGCTCGGTGATTGCCGGCGTCCTCGGCGCCGAGGCCGGCGTCGTCGCTGCGGTGGCCGCGGCGGCCCGGGCAGCGGGCCGGCACCCGCTGGCGGCTGGTGTCGAGACGCCCGAGCAGCTGCGCCGGCTCGGCGAGCTGGGCTACGAGAGCGTGCAGGGCTACGTGGCCGGGGCGCCTGCACCGCTGATCGACCTGCGCGAGGTCATCCGGCACCGCCGGGTCACCCTCGGCTGA